The following proteins come from a genomic window of Nicotiana tomentosiformis chromosome 12, ASM39032v3, whole genome shotgun sequence:
- the LOC138902398 gene encoding uncharacterized protein: protein MDPLKYIFQKPMPTGKLAKWKILLSEFDIVYVTQKAVKGQALAYHLAENLVDGEYEPLKMYFPDEEVSFVGEDITETYDGWRMFFDEEENFKGVGIEAFLVSETGQHYPVSAKLTFPCTNNMAKYEACILGLKLAIDMNVQKLLVIRDSDLLVHQVLGEWATKNTKILPYLNCVQELIKRFTKIEFTHVPGIQNEFADTLATLSSIIQHPDKNFIDSIPIGTHKHPAYCDHVEEEGDGNLWFHDIKKYLAKGEYPEHSTYTQKRTLRRLANHLFQSGGILYRRTPDLGLLQCVDAKEASILL, encoded by the coding sequence ATGGATCCACTtaaatatatctttcagaagcccatgcctacgggtaagttagcaaagtggaaaATATTGCTGAGCGAGTTTGACatcgtctatgtaactcagaaggcggtcAAAGGACAAGCATTGGCATATCATCTAGCAGAAAATCtcgtagacggagaatacgaaccattgaaaatgtattttcctgaCGAGGAGGTGTCGTTCGTGGGAGAAGATATCACTGAaacatatgatggttggagaatgttcttcgacgaagaagaaaacttcaaaggagtaggtatcgAAGCTTTTTTGGTATCAGAAACCggccaacactatccggtatctgcaaaactcacgtttccatgcaccaacaatatggcaaaatatgaggcttgcatcttgggactcaagttggccattgacatgaatgttcagAAGTTGTTGGTAATTAGAGATTCCGATCTGTTAGTGCATCAGgttttaggagaatgggctacaaagaacaccaaaatattgccatatttgaactgtgtacaagagctgatcaaaaggttcacaaagatagaattcacaCATGTTCCAGGAATtcaaaatgagttcgcagatacattggccactctatcttccataatacaacacccagacaagaacttCATTGATTCTATCCCAATAGGAACTCATAAACATCCTGCTTATTGTGATCATGTTGAAGAAGAGGGCGATGGAAATctgtggttccacgacatcaagaaatatttggcaaaaggagaaTATCCAGAGCACTCTACCTATACTCAGAAGCGCACGCTTCGAAGATTAGCCAACCATTTatttcaaagcggaggaattctgtatagaagaacTCCTGACTTGGGGTTACTACAGTGTGTCGATGCTAAGGAAGCATCCATATTACTCtag